The proteins below come from a single Sphingomicrobium sediminis genomic window:
- a CDS encoding SapC family protein encodes MASNPPKATLPILYSDLEPITKEKHGNLKIKPLDKMPAAANVHAVPVTVEEIPLLQRHYPVVFSAGDNMVPIVLMGLNEGANAFLDKDGKPIDESIYLPGYLRRYPFMLARMRQDQEDLTLCVDPTAGIIGDFKDGEPLFDGDQPSEAIQRVLKFCEGFETGAQRTAAFVKELKDMDILMDGEVAIQPAGMEKPYVYRGFKMINEEKFRDLSGDKLRKMNQNGMLAIVMAHLFSLGQIREVFTRQVRAGKGPVSVEELEGAGAEKPAAKKKAPAKKK; translated from the coding sequence ATGGCGAGCAATCCGCCGAAAGCCACCCTGCCGATCCTTTATTCGGATCTCGAGCCGATCACCAAGGAAAAGCACGGCAATCTGAAGATCAAGCCGCTCGACAAAATGCCTGCGGCTGCCAACGTCCACGCCGTGCCCGTCACGGTCGAGGAAATCCCGCTGTTGCAGCGTCACTATCCGGTGGTCTTCTCGGCCGGCGACAACATGGTGCCGATCGTGCTCATGGGCCTTAACGAAGGCGCCAACGCCTTCCTCGACAAGGACGGCAAGCCGATCGACGAGAGCATCTACCTGCCGGGTTACCTGCGTCGCTATCCCTTCATGCTGGCCCGCATGCGCCAGGACCAGGAAGACCTCACGCTGTGCGTCGATCCGACTGCCGGCATCATCGGCGACTTCAAGGACGGTGAGCCGCTGTTCGACGGCGACCAGCCTTCGGAAGCCATCCAGCGCGTTCTCAAGTTCTGCGAAGGTTTCGAAACGGGCGCCCAGCGCACCGCCGCCTTCGTCAAGGAACTGAAGGATATGGACATCCTCATGGACGGCGAAGTTGCGATCCAGCCCGCCGGCATGGAGAAGCCCTACGTCTATCGCGGCTTCAAGATGATCAACGAAGAGAAGTTCCGCGATCTGTCGGGCGACAAGCTGCGCAAGATGAACCAGAACGGCATGCTTGCCATCGTCATGGCGCATCTCTTCTCGCTGGGTCAGATCCGCGAAGTCTTCACCCGCCAGGTTCGGGCCGGCAAGGGTCCGGTTTCGGTCGAGGAACTGGAAGGCGCGGGCGCCGAAAAGCCTGCCGCAAAGAAGAAGGCGCCGGCCAAGAAGAAGTAA
- a CDS encoding N-formylglutamate amidohydrolase: MLREPPLPAPRFLPAGFGGAVVLSVPHSGRDCPAWLASRVEGGARALERLSDPYMDDVVAPLIESGMGAVIAETPRGAIDVNRPLDALDPDVHPGAPPPPPGSKADQGLGLVIARGAGGRKLWREPVEELALAQRIDSAWQPYHSSLAQLIERARIRAGIAVLLDCHSMPPRRRGLPPVVLGDRHGRSAAPWVASIAAGAAMSLGFDVGHNRPYAGGEIARAHGRPKDDVHVLQIEIDRSLYLDRQLRRPGPGLGRIQKLFSVIAADLEKAAQGEAGRLAAE; this comes from the coding sequence TTGCTGAGAGAACCGCCCCTTCCCGCCCCGCGCTTCCTGCCTGCCGGTTTCGGCGGTGCGGTTGTGCTGTCGGTGCCGCATTCGGGGCGTGATTGCCCGGCATGGCTGGCCAGCCGCGTGGAAGGCGGAGCGCGGGCGCTGGAACGGCTCTCGGACCCATATATGGATGACGTCGTCGCGCCGCTGATCGAATCCGGCATGGGCGCAGTGATCGCCGAGACGCCGCGCGGCGCCATCGACGTCAATCGCCCGCTCGATGCGCTCGACCCAGATGTGCATCCCGGCGCGCCGCCACCGCCGCCCGGCAGCAAGGCGGACCAAGGATTGGGCCTCGTCATCGCGCGGGGCGCCGGCGGCCGGAAACTATGGCGCGAGCCGGTCGAGGAATTGGCGCTGGCGCAGCGGATCGACAGCGCCTGGCAGCCTTATCATTCGTCACTGGCGCAACTGATCGAACGAGCACGGATACGCGCCGGCATCGCCGTGCTGCTCGATTGCCATTCGATGCCGCCACGGCGGCGGGGCTTGCCGCCCGTCGTGCTAGGCGACCGTCATGGACGCAGCGCGGCGCCGTGGGTGGCCTCGATCGCGGCCGGTGCGGCCATGTCGCTGGGTTTCGATGTCGGGCATAACCGCCCCTATGCCGGCGGCGAGATCGCGCGTGCACACGGGCGCCCCAAGGACGATGTGCATGTTCTACAGATCGAAATCGACCGCAGCCTCTATCTCGACCGTCAGCTGCGTCGCCCGGGCCCCGGATTGGGGCGCATCCAGAAACTGTTTTCTGTCATCGCGGCCGACCTCGAAAAAGCCGCGCAGGGCGAGGCCGGGCGACTGGCGGCGGAATGA